Proteins encoded in a region of the Pseudomonas sp. PDNC002 genome:
- a CDS encoding patatin-like phospholipase family protein has protein sequence MTDPATPSTPPAVTGLILSGGGARAAYQVGVLSAIAELLPEGAENPFPVIVGTSAGAINAVGLACGALSFTGAVERLTQVWRGFRTGQVYRSDWQGVISQAFKFLGHSLLGLGRREPVALLDSTPLRYLLERELDFSGIAAAVRRRNLRAVAVTAFGYESGQAVTFYQGRATIDPWLRHRRIGVPTRLQIEHLLASSAIPLLFQPIKILREYFGDGAVRQQAPISPALHLGANRVLVIGVSGNPTVGSANESVTNYRTGQPPSLAQVGIHLLNSTFIDSLEGDIELLHRINFFSSLVPEEARRGTMGLQPVDVLLISPSKPLDEIAAQYRHELPRALRLFLRGPGATKASGAGVLSYLLFEPGYCNALIELGYRDAMEKRAEIARFLGMGDWSL, from the coding sequence GTGACCGACCCCGCCACTCCATCGACTCCCCCGGCCGTCACCGGCCTCATCCTTTCCGGCGGTGGTGCGCGTGCGGCTTACCAGGTCGGGGTGCTGTCAGCCATTGCCGAGTTGCTGCCCGAGGGGGCCGAGAATCCCTTTCCTGTGATCGTCGGCACGTCCGCCGGTGCGATCAACGCCGTCGGCCTGGCGTGCGGAGCGCTGTCGTTCACCGGCGCCGTGGAGCGTCTTACGCAGGTCTGGAGGGGGTTTCGTACCGGGCAGGTGTACCGTTCCGACTGGCAGGGCGTGATCAGCCAGGCCTTCAAGTTCCTGGGGCACAGCCTGCTTGGCCTGGGCCGGCGCGAGCCGGTGGCGTTGCTGGACAGCACGCCGCTGCGCTATCTGCTGGAACGGGAACTGGACTTCTCCGGCATCGCCGCCGCCGTGCGCCGCCGCAACCTGCGCGCGGTGGCGGTGACCGCGTTCGGCTATGAGTCCGGACAGGCGGTGACCTTCTACCAGGGCCGCGCCACCATCGACCCCTGGCTGCGCCATCGGCGCATCGGCGTGCCGACGCGATTGCAGATCGAGCACCTGCTGGCCAGCTCGGCGATTCCGCTGCTGTTCCAGCCGATCAAGATTCTTCGCGAATACTTCGGTGATGGTGCGGTGCGCCAGCAGGCGCCGATCAGCCCGGCGCTGCACCTGGGCGCCAACCGTGTGCTGGTGATCGGCGTCAGCGGCAACCCGACCGTCGGCAGCGCCAACGAATCCGTCACCAACTACCGCACCGGCCAGCCGCCGAGCCTGGCGCAGGTGGGTATCCATCTGCTGAACAGCACCTTCATTGACAGCCTGGAAGGCGATATCGAGCTGCTGCATCGCATCAATTTCTTCAGTTCCCTGGTGCCGGAAGAGGCACGGCGCGGCACGATGGGCCTGCAGCCGGTGGACGTGCTGTTGATTTCGCCGAGCAAACCGCTGGACGAGATCGCCGCGCAGTACCGACACGAGCTGCCGCGCGCGCTGCGCCTGTTCCTGCGCGGTCCGGGGGCAACCAAGGCGAGTGGGGCGGGTGTGTTGAGTTACCTGCTGTTCGAACCGGGCTACTGCAATGCGCTGATCGAGCTGGGGTATCGCGACGCCATGGAAAAGCGCGCGGAGATCGCGCGCTTCCTGGGGATGGGGGACTGGTCGCTGTAG
- a CDS encoding lipid A biosynthesis lauroyl acyltransferase, giving the protein MDRPTFRREFLHPRHWPLWLGLGVLWLVVQLPYPALLALGRALGALMYRVVGSRRAIAARNLELCFPELSAAERKRLLKENFASTGIAFFEMAMSWWWPKARLAKLAHIEGIEHLKQAEADGKGVILMAMHFTTLEIGAALLGQVQTIDGMYREHDNPVFDFVQRTGRERHNADATAIEREDVRAMLKVLRAGRAIWYAPDQDYGAKQSLFVPLFGIQAATVTATTKFARLGRALVLPFTQSRLPGGAGYRLTIHPPLEDFPGESEEADCLRINQWVESEIRRQPEQYLWAHRRFKSRPEGEPKLYDKKK; this is encoded by the coding sequence ATGGACCGCCCCACCTTTCGCCGTGAGTTCCTCCACCCCCGCCACTGGCCGCTCTGGCTCGGCCTAGGCGTGCTCTGGCTGGTGGTGCAGTTGCCGTACCCGGCGCTGCTGGCGCTGGGACGCGCGCTCGGCGCGCTGATGTACCGCGTGGTCGGCAGCCGCCGCGCTATCGCGGCGCGCAACCTGGAGCTGTGCTTCCCGGAGCTGTCCGCTGCCGAGCGCAAGCGCCTGCTCAAGGAAAACTTCGCTTCCACCGGCATCGCCTTCTTCGAGATGGCCATGAGCTGGTGGTGGCCGAAGGCCCGCCTGGCCAAGCTTGCCCATATCGAAGGCATCGAGCATCTGAAGCAGGCCGAGGCTGACGGCAAGGGCGTGATCCTCATGGCGATGCACTTCACCACCCTGGAGATCGGCGCGGCGCTGCTCGGCCAGGTGCAGACCATCGACGGCATGTACCGCGAGCACGACAACCCGGTGTTCGACTTCGTCCAGCGCACCGGCCGCGAGCGGCACAACGCCGACGCCACCGCCATCGAGCGCGAGGACGTGCGCGCCATGCTCAAGGTGCTGCGCGCCGGCCGCGCCATCTGGTACGCGCCGGACCAGGACTACGGCGCCAAGCAGAGCCTGTTCGTGCCGCTGTTCGGCATCCAGGCCGCCACCGTCACCGCCACCACCAAGTTCGCCCGCCTGGGCCGCGCGCTGGTGCTGCCGTTCACTCAGTCGCGCCTGCCGGGTGGCGCCGGCTATCGCCTGACCATCCACCCGCCGCTGGAAGATTTCCCTGGCGAGAGTGAAGAGGCCGACTGCCTCCGCATCAATCAGTGGGTGGAGAGCGAGATTCGCCGCCAGCCCGAGCAGTACCTCTGGGCGCATCGGCGCTTCAAGAGCCGTCCCGAGGGCGAGCCCAAGCTCTACGACAAGAAGAAGTAG
- the minC gene encoding septum site-determining protein MinC, whose amino-acid sequence MSQADLLDHDPVFQLKGSMLAVTVLELAHNDLPRLDRQLADKVAQAPNFFRDTPLVLALDKLPDGEGQLDLQGVLDICRRHGLRTLAIRASREEDIRLATMFDIPVLPPSGSSRERVVEPKDAVPQVTGATPVRRPRGEKLSEKVVEQAADSAQAEKPAEVVKEEKPAETAVEKSVEAEESAKETAPEKPAEPPAPVVRPTKLVTTPVRGGVQIYAAGGDLIVLAPVSPGAELLADGNIHVYGPMRGRALAGVKGDTSARIFCQQLAAELVSIAGNYKVAEDLRRSPQWGQAVHVSLSGDVLNITRL is encoded by the coding sequence ATGAGCCAAGCCGACCTTCTCGACCACGATCCCGTATTCCAGCTCAAGGGCAGCATGCTGGCCGTCACTGTCCTGGAACTGGCCCACAACGACCTGCCGCGCCTCGACCGGCAGCTCGCCGACAAGGTCGCCCAGGCGCCCAACTTCTTCCGTGATACCCCGCTGGTACTGGCGCTGGACAAGCTGCCCGACGGCGAGGGCCAGCTCGACCTGCAAGGCGTGCTGGACATCTGCCGCCGCCACGGCCTGCGTACCCTGGCCATTCGCGCCAGTCGCGAGGAAGACATCCGCCTGGCCACCATGTTCGACATCCCCGTATTGCCGCCTTCGGGCTCGTCCCGCGAGCGCGTGGTCGAACCCAAGGACGCCGTCCCGCAGGTGACCGGCGCCACGCCGGTACGCCGTCCGCGCGGAGAGAAGCTCTCGGAGAAAGTCGTTGAGCAGGCGGCCGACAGCGCGCAAGCCGAGAAGCCCGCGGAAGTCGTTAAAGAAGAGAAGCCGGCCGAGACCGCCGTGGAAAAATCTGTAGAAGCAGAAGAATCCGCCAAGGAAACGGCGCCGGAAAAACCCGCCGAGCCGCCGGCACCGGTTGTCCGACCGACCAAGCTGGTGACCACTCCCGTGCGCGGCGGCGTGCAGATCTACGCCGCCGGCGGCGACCTGATCGTCCTCGCCCCAGTCAGCCCCGGTGCGGAACTTCTCGCCGACGGAAATATCCATGTGTACGGCCCGATGCGCGGACGCGCCCTGGCCGGCGTCAAGGGCGACACCAGCGCCCGCATTTTCTGCCAGCAGCTGGCCGCGGAACTCGTGTCCATCGCCGGTAATTACAAGGTCGCCGAAGACCTTCGACGCAGTCCGCAATGGGGGCAGGCGGTGCACGTCAGCCTGTCGGGTGACGTGTTGAACATCACCCGCCTTTAA
- the minD gene encoding septum site-determining protein MinD has translation MAKILVVTSGKGGVGKTTTSAAIGTGLALRGHKTVIVDFDVGLRNLDLIMGCERRVVYDFVNVINGEATLTQALIKDKRLENLFVLAASQTRDKDALTQEGVGKVIEELKKTFDYVICDSPAGIEKGAHLAMYYADEAIVVTNPEVSSVRDSDRMLGLLASKSARAEKGEDPIKEHLLLTRYNPERVTKGEMLGVEDVEEILAIRLLGVIPESQAVLKASNQGVPVILDEESDAGQAYSDAVERLMGKEMPHRFLDVQKKGFLQRLFGGRE, from the coding sequence TTGGCCAAGATCCTCGTAGTCACTTCCGGTAAGGGTGGCGTCGGTAAAACCACCACCAGCGCAGCCATCGGCACCGGCCTGGCCCTGCGCGGCCACAAGACCGTCATCGTCGACTTCGACGTAGGCCTGCGTAACCTCGACCTGATCATGGGCTGCGAACGCCGCGTGGTGTACGACTTCGTCAACGTCATCAACGGCGAAGCGACCCTCACCCAGGCCCTGATCAAGGACAAGCGCCTCGAAAACCTGTTCGTACTGGCCGCCAGCCAGACCCGCGACAAGGACGCCCTCACCCAGGAAGGCGTCGGCAAGGTCATCGAAGAACTGAAGAAGACCTTCGACTACGTGATCTGCGACTCCCCGGCCGGCATCGAGAAAGGTGCCCACCTGGCCATGTACTACGCCGACGAGGCGATCGTCGTGACCAACCCGGAAGTTTCCTCGGTCCGCGACTCCGACCGTATGCTCGGCCTGCTGGCCAGCAAGTCCGCCCGCGCCGAGAAAGGCGAGGACCCGATCAAGGAACACCTGCTGCTGACCCGCTACAACCCCGAGCGCGTCACCAAGGGCGAAATGCTCGGCGTCGAGGACGTCGAGGAAATCCTGGCCATCCGTCTGCTCGGCGTGATTCCGGAATCCCAGGCCGTGCTGAAGGCATCCAACCAGGGCGTACCGGTCATCCTCGACGAAGAGAGCGATGCCGGCCAGGCGTACAGCGACGCCGTCGAACGTCTGATGGGCAAGGAAATGCCCCATCGATTCCTCGACGTGCAGAAGAAAGGATTCCTGCAACGACTGTTCGGAGGACGTGAATGA
- the minE gene encoding cell division topological specificity factor MinE: MSLLDFFRSRKAQNSASIAKERLQIIVAHERGNRSQPDYLPQLQKDLLEVIRKYVPIDQEQVQVELANQGSCSILELNITLPER, from the coding sequence ATGAGCCTTTTAGATTTCTTCCGCAGCCGGAAGGCGCAAAACAGCGCATCCATCGCGAAAGAAAGACTCCAGATCATCGTCGCCCACGAGCGCGGCAACCGTTCGCAACCGGACTACCTCCCGCAGTTGCAGAAAGACCTGCTGGAAGTGATCCGCAAATACGTGCCCATCGACCAGGAACAAGTCCAGGTCGAGCTGGCCAACCAGGGCAGCTGTTCGATCCTGGAACTCAACATCACCCTGCCGGAGCGTTGA
- a CDS encoding RluA family pseudouridine synthase has protein sequence MPLSQIEFVHEDAALLVVNKPTLLLSVPGRADDNKDCLITRLQENGYPEARIVHRLDWETSGLIVLARDADSHRELSRQFHDRETEKAYTALCWGEPELDSGRIEAPLRYDPPTKPRHVVDFEQGRHALTFWRVMERHGNWSRVELTPITGRSHQLRVHMLSIGHPLLGDRLYAEGEALTLRDRLCLHASMLALTHPQTGERLRFESPAPF, from the coding sequence ATGCCGCTTTCCCAGATCGAATTCGTCCATGAGGACGCCGCCCTGCTGGTGGTGAACAAGCCCACCCTGCTGCTTTCCGTGCCCGGTCGCGCGGACGACAACAAGGACTGTCTGATCACCCGCCTGCAGGAAAACGGCTACCCGGAAGCGCGCATCGTCCATCGCCTGGACTGGGAAACCTCCGGCCTGATCGTGCTGGCCCGCGACGCCGACAGCCACCGCGAACTGTCCCGTCAGTTCCACGACCGCGAGACCGAGAAGGCCTACACCGCGCTGTGCTGGGGCGAACCGGAACTCGACAGTGGCCGCATCGAGGCGCCGCTGCGCTACGACCCGCCGACCAAGCCGCGCCATGTGGTGGACTTCGAGCAGGGCCGGCATGCGCTGACCTTCTGGCGCGTCATGGAACGCCATGGCAACTGGAGCCGCGTGGAGCTGACGCCCATCACCGGACGCTCGCACCAGTTGCGCGTGCACATGCTCAGCATCGGCCATCCGCTGCTGGGCGACCGCCTGTACGCCGAGGGCGAAGCCCTGACGCTGCGCGACCGCCTGTGCCTGCATGCCAGCATGCTGGCCCTGACCCATCCGCAGACCGGCGAGCGCCTGCGCTTCGAGTCGCCCGCGCCGTTCTGA
- a CDS encoding M18 family aminopeptidase has product MRAELNQGLIDFLAASPTPFHATQALALRLEEAGYQRLDERDAWRTEAGGRYYVTRNDSSLIAFKLGTAPLLENGLRLVGAHTDSPCLRVKPNPELVRNGYWQLGVEVYGGALFAPWFDRDLSLAGRVTFRLAGKVESKLIDFKAPIAVIPNLAIHLNREANLGWSINAQTELPPILAQVAAGETRDFRDLLGEQLQLEHGITADAILDYELSFYDTQRAAVIGLDQAFIAGARLDNLLSCYAGLQALLGSNDEQSGVLVCTDHEEVGSCSACGADGPFLEQVLRRLLPEGDAFTRTVQRSLLVSADNAHGVHPNYADKHDGNHGPKLNGGPVIKINSNQRYATNSETAGFFRHLCLENEVPVQSFVTRSDMGCGSTIGPITASQIGVRTVDIGLPTFAMHSIRELAGSQDLHYLAKVLSAFYDSADLP; this is encoded by the coding sequence ATGCGTGCAGAACTCAACCAGGGCCTGATCGATTTCCTCGCGGCCTCCCCCACCCCCTTCCACGCCACCCAGGCCCTCGCCCTCCGCCTCGAAGAGGCCGGCTACCAGCGCCTGGACGAGCGCGACGCCTGGCGCACCGAAGCCGGTGGCCGCTACTACGTCACCCGCAACGACTCCTCGCTGATCGCCTTCAAGCTCGGCACCGCGCCGCTGCTGGAGAACGGCCTGCGCCTGGTTGGCGCGCACACCGATAGCCCCTGCCTGCGCGTCAAGCCGAACCCCGAGCTGGTGCGCAACGGCTACTGGCAGCTGGGTGTCGAAGTCTACGGTGGTGCGCTGTTCGCGCCCTGGTTCGACCGCGACCTGTCCCTGGCCGGCCGCGTCACCTTCCGTCTGGCCGGCAAGGTCGAGAGCAAGCTGATCGACTTCAAGGCGCCGATCGCGGTGATCCCGAACCTGGCCATCCATCTCAACCGCGAAGCCAACCTGGGCTGGTCGATCAACGCGCAGACCGAACTGCCGCCGATCCTCGCCCAGGTCGCTGCCGGCGAGACCCGCGACTTCCGCGACCTGCTCGGCGAACAGCTGCAACTGGAGCACGGCATCACCGCCGACGCCATCCTCGACTACGAGCTGAGCTTCTACGATACCCAGCGCGCCGCCGTGATCGGCCTCGACCAGGCCTTCATCGCCGGTGCCCGCCTGGACAACCTGCTGTCGTGCTACGCCGGCCTGCAAGCGCTGCTGGGCAGCAATGACGAGCAGAGCGGCGTGCTGGTCTGCACCGACCATGAAGAAGTCGGCTCCTGCTCCGCCTGTGGCGCCGACGGTCCGTTCCTGGAGCAGGTGCTGCGCCGCCTGCTGCCCGAGGGCGATGCCTTCACCCGCACCGTGCAGCGCTCGCTGCTGGTTTCCGCCGACAACGCCCATGGCGTGCACCCGAACTATGCCGACAAGCACGATGGCAACCACGGCCCGAAACTCAACGGCGGCCCGGTGATCAAGATCAACAGCAACCAGCGCTACGCCACCAACAGCGAGACCGCCGGTTTCTTCCGCCATCTCTGCCTGGAGAATGAAGTGCCCGTGCAGAGCTTCGTGACCCGCAGCGACATGGGTTGCGGCTCCACCATCGGCCCGATCACCGCCAGCCAGATCGGCGTGCGCACCGTGGACATCGGCCTGCCGACCTTCGCCATGCACTCCATCCGCGAGCTGGCCGGCAGCCAGGACCTGCACTACCTGGCCAAGGTACTCAGCGCCTTCTACGACAGCGCCGACCTGCCCTGA
- a CDS encoding GFA family protein: MPFSGSCLCGDIAYEIDGLDMPIGHCHCRTCQKAHSAAFASTAGVMREHFRWTRGADKVAAYESSPGKLRKFCPRCGTQLIAERDGQPHVIVRVASLDDDPGTRPARHIWVSHDRPWLAQDGIPAYPEWNPDR, translated from the coding sequence ATGCCCTTCAGCGGAAGCTGCCTGTGCGGCGACATTGCCTATGAGATCGACGGGCTGGACATGCCCATCGGCCACTGCCACTGCCGGACCTGCCAGAAAGCGCACTCAGCCGCCTTCGCCAGCACCGCCGGGGTGATGCGCGAACACTTCCGCTGGACTCGCGGCGCGGACAAGGTCGCCGCGTATGAATCCTCACCGGGCAAACTGCGCAAGTTCTGTCCGCGCTGCGGCACGCAACTGATCGCCGAGCGCGACGGCCAGCCGCACGTCATCGTGCGCGTGGCCAGCCTGGATGACGATCCGGGCACACGGCCGGCGCGGCATATCTGGGTGTCCCATGATCGCCCCTGGCTGGCGCAGGATGGGATTCCAGCTTATCCGGAGTGGAATCCGGATCGCTGA